The genomic region TATGTTTGATGGAGTATACAAAAATCTTTGTGAAAGGGTGAGGCAGGACCCCAGGAAGTGCtcattaaagcaacactatgtaaCTCTGCAAGCAAGTGAAAAGCTCTGAtgtcagttatttttatttttaggagTTATCACCAATTTCTGTCCTTTATCCTAAGTTTGCATTTCTTATTTACATATTGTATTGCTGTTTCCTCTGAACATAGTTTGAGTAGACAATGAGCACAAATAATTTAATTACTGGTAACAATGTTGCATCGTTACTTAGTACAAGAATGTggttctttattttgtttatgcaTATAAAAGTCCAATGTATAGTCGATTAGTCAAACACATGTAAGTTCACCACAATATTCCCAGTTCAGTGTTGGTATTATTTAATGTACTCCACATACTGTAAAGTACAATGTAACTGAGTGCATATAATGACCTTGACCCTCAAGCGAACACTTCCTTTTCAATTTAATTATGattcaatttaaattaaaacatgattATGTTTAATTTGCCACGGATTACATTACTGCGCGGAAACAAATTACCCAGAAACATGAGCGGTAAGTGGTTGTTTTTTCCCGTTCTTTGACTCCTTAAGAAACAAAAGACGGGAATTAATTAACGTTTCCGGGGTTTAAAGGGAAAAGCAAAAGAAccgattaattgtttgtttcCGGAACATTTAAAGCGCTTTCGAGAAGAAAGTGATAGTGTTTTCTTCGTTTTGTTGGGTGCAGTTTTCTTCTTGCTCATagaaaaaactcaaaaagtcatctgactcacacacagttgCCATCACGAACGGCTGTATAACTACATTAAGtgacgaaaaaaaaaataaagaaatgacgCAGTGTGTTACTCATTCCAATTTCCTCTCAATTTACAAGAAATCTCCTCAAACTCCACGGTTCTTCCCACAGGGGTCATATAAAATCCATTTGCGAAGACAAACTCGACATGAAATACTGTTTATGAAGAACACAAGTGACACTCCCAGGTTCccatttcatcacatttcagAGTTTATTGTACAATCAGGTCAGTTCACACATAATGGTCCACTGCGCTGGATCATTAACACcatgaaaacaatcacattGCTAATATCACTCCGCAGGGGTGATATCGTGTGGGATTATTACAAACACCTTTACAGGGGAGATAAAAGTGTTACTCGAGTTCATTTGTAAGAAGATGACACTGGTCTTTAAAAAGAAGTTCTTCAAGTTCATCAAACTATGTACACATAAAAAATATTACGAATTTTATTAAAAGACTAGCACaacttgagagagagagagacacacacgtgtgaaaTGTCAACACACAGCACGGACACATTAACGGTGACAAAGATTCCAAAGGGAGGTGATGGACGAAGTGTTGTTTTCCCCAAACAAATCCTGTGTGTGtccagcacacacaaacaatataaactcactcgcacacacacacacacacacactttcatacataCACTCCCTGAAGAGGAATGATGGCGCGTTCACACCAAACACTCGCGCTTTTATTTTCACGTCGCGTCGCTCGAATTATGTGGATAATTTGTTTTTACTCGCGTCGCTCTCGTAAGTAAACGAAACTAGCTACAACTCGTCTGGAGCTAATGCTAGAGCTAACAGCCAACTGATAACAATGTGACCAACAGCTTGAattaagtcacacacacatagtttgAGACATTGCCAAAAAGTCCACACTGAAAAAAGACACTTGAGCTCAATTGGTAACACCTATATTAGTAGATAAGTTCATTTAAACTAATATGAAGACAAGTTGCTTACTGTAATTCATGTAAGCAACTTAATTAACTTAGGTATTATCAACTGAActcctttttttaagtttaccaacctttttttttccaatgcaaATTGCTCGCTCACTTTTTGGTCCACCATTTTCCTCTTCACCCAGTTTCGTTAATTCACAACATCAGCATGTGaccctttttaaatgttatccTGTGAAAAAAATCTGCGTCGTATTCGGTGTGAACGCAACCTTGAGGATAAAGGACTTTGGAGACCCTGGTtggattttattgtttgtaaaaTTTGGACTAACTGGCTCATGCTCACTCACAAATGTTGAGAACAATAGgttaaagctgcaaaaacaaaaaaaaattaaagtggtagaaaaaggCAGGAAGCTGTGGTAACTGCCACTCTCAAATTTCCctttcaagtttgttttttttgtccctgccCACTATCTGTATGAGATCTTAAAACGATGGGTTTATTATTTGCCACAAAGGCTAGTGGTGGTAGATAAAGTGACCTGCCGCAACACGAGTGTGACCCGCATCTGGTTCAGTCCTAGCGGCGGTGCAGGGGAGGACGgacggatggacggatggaGAGCGAGGAGGTGCTACGAACACTTCCACACGCACACGGCCAGGCTCCCGCCGAAGAACATGTAGAGCAGGTTCTTCACTTCGTGCGTGACCTCGAAACCGAAGCCTTCGCCGATCACAACGTGCCACGAGCTGCCAAATTTCTTGTCCATGGACTCTTTGATCATTTTCGCTGCACTCTGGAAAAGACGGCGAGCACAAAAGTGTCAGctgtgagtttttacaacagtgaggatgaagcagtgaacaatggatgggtggatgtttacggtggtgcTGTAAGTGTTTGTGGCAGATTTTGAtgccttgaaaaaaaaataaataaaaaataaaataaaaataataataataataataataataataggaaaATGTTAAAGTTCATACTCTTAACATTTCAAACTTAAACTTTAATAAGCAGCTATTATTAAGTGATATAATTGAAGAGATTACCTGACCGTACTCTTTCACTCGAAATCTGTGCATGCATTCATAACATCAAAATGATGACACCGACGAGCAAAATTGTGGGGGTTACgccaaaaaaaaatttataaCGCAACGCTCTCTATTTAACGCAACGTCCGCAAAGTATAACGTAACGGGAAGTGACGCTAAAATGCACTAGCTTGAACCCTGGGATTTAAAAGCTAAACAAATTCCTGACACAAAACTCACACAAAAGAGCGtgatttaatacatttacagaAGCCACAACAATAGACACAACACGGCGGTCAAATCTTCTGCTCGAGTTACACTCACCTCATTGTTGGTGGCAAACTTTTCACAGGCTGTGACACACAGCTCCATAGTCTCAACCCTCATCTCTTCGGGCATGTCTGTGTGCTGAGAACCACACAAATGGTTAGGGTCAGCAGGAAATCAGCGACCCAAAAATCCACAGATGGAAAAAAGTAtgtattggtttttttttgccagacaGATTAAGATTTTTtaagaaactgtgaaaaattATGGCAATGGTCAAATAGTTGGAATGGAATCATCCTGAATATATTTGAGTGTGCTTATAAACCAAGCAGCCACGACATTAAACCTGATTTTACAACTACCTGTATAACATTATGAAGAAAAAGTTTCATGTCACTTTATTGATGGATCAAAATAAGCTTTTACAAAAAACAGGACACATGTTCACCTTCAGGCTGTAAATAAtatgatgttttctttgtaatCTGATGCACTTTTTGTTTCTGTCCATATGACAACTACTGCATGTCTGTCCGTCCTGGGAGAGAGATTACTTCTCTGTGTACAGAccttgatatatatatatatacacatacatacacatatatacatacatacacatatatatacatacacatatatacatacatacacatatatatacatacacacatatatatatatatacacatatatatacatacacatatatatacatacacatatatatacacatacatatatatacacatatgtatatatatacacatataaaattattttatagCCAATACATGATGACAGATAATCTTATTGATGAGTCAGTCACATATCTTAAACCCCAGCTTCCTAACATTTGAGCATTTTAATAATCATTTCAGGcatttaaatgatgataatGTGTGTTCATGACATGTTATTGTGGCTGAATGACCTGCTCATTCAGGATGTTTATTCCGTGCTGTCCCACTTGTGTCCTACCCTGATGAGAGGAAAGCTGTGCAGTCTCTTGTAGTCCTCTTCCTTCTTCCCCTCGCCAGTCCCAGCCATTCCGACCCCTGAAAAAATGACATATACGGCATGTTATCCAGATTAATGTACCCAGACCCAGCTGGTTATGAAACTCAGTTACGGTTAAGTCCACTCTGGCGGGGAGTGACCACATCTGTAGTTAACAACACAGGAGCCAGGAGACGAGGTTAGCTAACACCACCTAGCCGAGTCACTAGCTTGCTGCAACTCGCATCCAATGATGGACTTCTTCGCAAGAAACCATTCTTTTCTTTagacaaaatacacacaacatgCACATTAAGGCTAGTCTGTAAACTTCAGTGGGCTTTAATATCTGTAACTTTCACTCATTCAGCAGGTTTTACTAGCTAGCTAATGAGCCTAGCTACCTCGGCAGCAAACAGCTGATGCTACCGGTTGGTGTGTTTTCTACCTCAAATCAGACTCAATTTACTCCGCAACTCCACCGACGCAGTGTCAAAGCGTGTTCTCGGCAGTCGGTGGATGTACATAGACTGTCAGTGTTACTTACGAGGCGTCTGTCCGGCGAAAACTTCTCCCGTTTGTCCCCTGTCCGGTTGTTAGGgagacattt from Solea senegalensis isolate Sse05_10M linkage group LG6, IFAPA_SoseM_1, whole genome shotgun sequence harbors:
- the LOC122770546 gene encoding dynein axonemal light chain 4 → MAGTGEGKKEEDYKRLHSFPLIRHTDMPEEMRVETMELCVTACEKFATNNESAAKMIKESMDKKFGSSWHVVIGEGFGFEVTHEVKNLLYMFFGGSLAVCVWKCS